The Flavobacterium sp. 1 genome contains the following window.
GTTCGAAACAAAAAACAGGTTTTGCCAACACCCACTGGAATTCAGCTTATTGATACGATTCAGAATGAATTAATAAAATCAGCTGAACTTACGGGTTCTTGGGAAAAGCAGCTGAAAGATATTGAAAGAGGAACTTTTACCGCTGGTGCATTCATTAAAAACATGAAACACATGGTCGAAGCTTTGGTTACTGAAGTACGAAGCGAAACGACCCGCGCCAATATTTCGCATGCCGGAACTGTTCAAAAACAAGCTACAACAATTGAGAAAAAAAAAGCCGCAGGAATTTTGGCAGAAGTTTGTCCAAAATGCCAAAAAGGAAATCTGATAAAAGGAAGATCAGCTTATGGGTGCAGTGAATATAAATCGGGCTGTGATTTTGTACTGCCTTATGTTTTCGCAGGAAAAAAGATTTCCGAAAGTCAATATTTGCGGTTGGTTCAAAAGGGTTCGACTGTAAACTTGAAAGACTTTAAAACCGATTCTGGTACAGTTGAAGGCTTAATCCGTTTTGAAGAAAATTTCAAACTCAAATTTGAACCGAAGAAAACTGCCGTAAAAACAACTCCTGATACTTTGACTTGCCCGAAATGCAAAAAAGGAACAATTCTGAAAGGTAAAACCGCTTATGGCTGCTCTGATTATAAATTGGGCTGTGATTTTAAAGTCACTTTTGATGCGGTCAGAGAGAAATTGAAAGATCAAAAACCTACCAAAGAACTGGTTTATTCTATTTTGAATGAAAGTGTTTTATAGTTATTGGGTACTATTTTAAGTTAAGAATTTCCTGCTATGCTTTTTCTAAATTCAGTTGTTGAAAAGACGCGAAGATGCAAAAAAACGGTTCAAACTTTGTCCCTTTAGGGCAAACCTTCTCCCGTTCATTACTAAGGAAATAAATCCGAACTTTACTTTGGATTTGAAAAAAACATTAAATTTATCCAAAAGAAAACAGAGTTGACCTATCCAATCCACCAAACAGCGAACTTTGTCCACCATTTTAAAGCGATACACTTCTAAGTCAGAACACATGAACGATGGCTTCTATTACAAATTCATCCTGCCAGACAAGTCGATTGCTGACTTTGTGGAAAATATTGGGATGTTTCATAACCGATCAGACAAGGTAAAAGAAGTAGTTCTAATGCCTGACGGAAGAGTTGATTTATTTTTCCTGAAATCCGACTTAGCACCTTTTCAGATTACGCTAATTGGTTTGGAAACAGTACCGGAACAAAGAATTATTCCGCCACACACTCTTGCCTTTAAAGTCAGCTTTAAACCGCTTGGGGTCGAATATATTTTACAGACTTCTGTTGCCTCTTTTTTAAATAGCGCAAAAATTCTTCCGAAAGACTTTTGGGATATCAATGCCGATGATTTGAAAGATTTTGATGCATTTCAAAAAAAAATAGCTCTAAAAATAAACGAAGTTTTGCCCAACAAAATTGACGAAAGAAAATGCAAACTTTTCGAATTAATTTATGCTTCAAACGGCGAAATAAAAGTAGAAACACTTTCAAAAGAAATAGCTTGGAACAGCAGGCAGATCAACCGTTATTTCAATAAGCAATTTGGACTTTCATTAAACGCATTTTGTAAAATTTTACGCTTCAAGGCCTCCTTACAGCATATTGCCAAAGGCAAGCTGTACCCAGAACTCGACTTCACAGATCAAACACATTTCATCAAAGAGATTAAAAAATTTTCAGGCGTAGTTCCAAGCGAATTATTAAAAAATAAGAATGACCGATTTATACTATTATCCGTCCTGAAAGAACAATAATTTTGTCCCGTACTTAAAATTATACGGAATGTTACTAAAAAATAAACAAGTCGCAATCATAGGCGGCGGTCCCGGCGGACTCACATTAGCAAGACTTTTACAATTGAAAAACGTAAATGTAAAAGTGTATGAAAGAGATTTGAATAAAAATGCACGAGTGCAAGGTTCTCCACTGGATTTGCATGATGAATCGGGTTTGGCAGCCATTCATAAAGCCAATTTATTTGACGAATTTAAAAATAATTTTCTGCCGGGTGCAGATAAAATGCTTATCGTAGACGAAAGCGCAACAATATTTATGAGCGATTACGAGACGAATAGGGATGAGGATTTTGGGAATGAATATTTTCGCCCGGAAATCGACCGCGGTGTCTTACGAAAAATATTGCTCGAGTCCTTACAGCCAGAAACGGTTGAATGGGACAGTCATTTTATTTCGATGGAAGCACAAAACGAAGGCTGGTTATTGCATTTCAAAAACGGCTCAACCGCTTACGCAGATATTGTAATTGGTTCTGATGGCGCCAATTCTAAAATCCGACCGTATATCACCGACATCAAACCATTCTATTCCGGTATAACGATGCTGGAAGGCAATATTTACCAATCCAAAAAAACAACACCAAATATCGATTCCTTGCTAAAGGGCGGAAAAATAATGGCATTTGGAAACACAAAAAATGTATTGCTTGGACAAAAAGGCGGCGGTGATCTTGGTTTTTACGCAAGTTTTAAAGCTGATGAAAACTGGGCTACTAACAGCAGACTGGATTTTGCTGATAAAACACAAATATTGGAATGGTTTAAAAAAGATTATCCCGAATGGAGCTGTATTTGGTACGAACTATTCGAAAATGTTGCAGCGCCTTTTATCCCGCGCCCGATTTATTGTGTACCCTTAAATCAAACTTGGAAATCTTTGCCTAATGCAACAATCATTGGCGATGCCGCACATGTTATGCCCCCTTTTGCTGGAGAAGGCGCCAATATGGCGATGCTTGATGCATTGGAGCTAAATGAATTTCTAACGTCTGATAATTGTAATTCGATACAAGAAGCAATTACTTTGTATGAATTGCAAATGCATGAAAGAGCAACAAAAGCGGCACAGGAATCGCTTGAAAATGGAGAGAAAATGCACTCGAAAGTGGCATTGAAGACAATGCTGGCTTTTTTTGGCGGTCAATAAAAAAGAACAGTAAATACAAATCCACAATCAAAGTACTTGCGAAAAAAAAGCAATCAAGATTAGCTAACTGAGTGTTAGCTAATCTTGCTATTAAAAGCAATTCCAATAAATAGTTGAAGCAGATGTACAGTTGTTTTAAATTAAAACTAAAAAAGAAACACTAATCTATTTTTTCATAAATTAGCATTTCAAAATAACTGAAAATATTTTTACCAATGTTTCAAAAAATAGCTCCAATATTGCTTCTGTTAGTTATTGTTTCCTGCAAAAACTCTGAAGCAAATGAAAAAGACAAAATAAAATCAGCCAACTGGTTATTGGGAAAATGGGAAACCAAAACTGACGACGGTAATCTTTCTGAAAGTTGGAAACGCATAAACGACAGTACTTTTCAAGCAGAATCTTTTTTTATCAAAGAAAAAGACACACTGCATTTTGAAACCATAACATTACAGCAAAAAGGAGAAGAATTATTCTATAATGCTACTGTAAAAGGTCAAAACGAAAACAAAGCCGTTACTTTTAAAATGACTATTGGAACACAAAAACAACTGGTTTTTGAAAACCCAAAACACGATTATCCTCAAAAAATTACCTACACACAAATTAACAAAGACAGCCTTGTCGCATCAATTTATGGTGTTCAACTCGGGAAAATAAGCGCTGAAAAATTCGGAATGAAAAAAGATTCGATAGTCAAATAACAACATTTATCTTACAGAAATAAAACTTTGCTCTAAACAAGCAAAGTTTTATTTATTTCCTAAAACAGCCAAAATCATTGAGTTAAAATATTTATTTATAATTAATCTAAATAAATACAGTTAAATTAAGTATAATTTTTACATTTGCACTATTCTTATTTATTCTAAATAACAACAGTTAGTGTATTAAAAACTTTATATCTTAATCTATGAAATATTTGAATCAACAATTACCCTTATTTAAATTATTCTTATATCTATTTATCCTTTCCACAG
Protein-coding sequences here:
- a CDS encoding AraC family transcriptional regulator; the encoded protein is MSTILKRYTSKSEHMNDGFYYKFILPDKSIADFVENIGMFHNRSDKVKEVVLMPDGRVDLFFLKSDLAPFQITLIGLETVPEQRIIPPHTLAFKVSFKPLGVEYILQTSVASFLNSAKILPKDFWDINADDLKDFDAFQKKIALKINEVLPNKIDERKCKLFELIYASNGEIKVETLSKEIAWNSRQINRYFNKQFGLSLNAFCKILRFKASLQHIAKGKLYPELDFTDQTHFIKEIKKFSGVVPSELLKNKNDRFILLSVLKEQ
- a CDS encoding NAD(P)/FAD-dependent oxidoreductase produces the protein MLLKNKQVAIIGGGPGGLTLARLLQLKNVNVKVYERDLNKNARVQGSPLDLHDESGLAAIHKANLFDEFKNNFLPGADKMLIVDESATIFMSDYETNRDEDFGNEYFRPEIDRGVLRKILLESLQPETVEWDSHFISMEAQNEGWLLHFKNGSTAYADIVIGSDGANSKIRPYITDIKPFYSGITMLEGNIYQSKKTTPNIDSLLKGGKIMAFGNTKNVLLGQKGGGDLGFYASFKADENWATNSRLDFADKTQILEWFKKDYPEWSCIWYELFENVAAPFIPRPIYCVPLNQTWKSLPNATIIGDAAHVMPPFAGEGANMAMLDALELNEFLTSDNCNSIQEAITLYELQMHERATKAAQESLENGEKMHSKVALKTMLAFFGGQ
- a CDS encoding DUF6265 family protein — its product is MFQKIAPILLLLVIVSCKNSEANEKDKIKSANWLLGKWETKTDDGNLSESWKRINDSTFQAESFFIKEKDTLHFETITLQQKGEELFYNATVKGQNENKAVTFKMTIGTQKQLVFENPKHDYPQKITYTQINKDSLVASIYGVQLGKISAEKFGMKKDSIVK